The sequence below is a genomic window from Lodderomyces elongisporus chromosome 2, complete sequence.
aaaaacaaagagcaAAATTTGTAAGGTAAGTCTTAAGGGCGATGAAGATTTTTGGAATCAGTAAATCTGTAAacttttcatatttttttcttttctttaaatgaaaaaccTTTTTTGAGAAGAATTTTagaaaagtaaacaaaGTTCAAATATGCAATTGAACAACCCAGTATATCACTCGCATCATCgtattgttttttgaaGCTATAGAGATGAtgaaatacaaaagaactcgtgataaaaaaaacaaaaaaaaactagtTGTAAGTTTATTGGACTGTTTATAGTTTTTTCATtgtttgaaagaaaaacaactactaaaaacaactactaaaaacaacaacaacaacaacaacaaaacaaatcagAAACCCTAGAGATAATTTCAGATTGGGATGAAGTACTACCACCCCTTGGTTAAAGAAACCCTGCAGAGACTTGTACTGTGATTCCACAGTGTGCATCGCATCATCTACATTACACAAACTGCGtgtaaaatgaaaaaaagacttttttttttctctctctttttttttatgagCAGCTTTATaatatattgaaaaaagaaaggcaCTTTCTAGATACTTggataaaaagaagaagtagaagtagaagtagaagaagaagcagaagaagaagcagaagaaacAGAACACACcatttcatcatcactcATATACCGATAAATAGTGAATCACAAATGATAAATTGTAAATAGAAATTACAAACTAGAAAATGTCGCCTGCTAACAGGAGCAGGCTGCACTCATGTGAGCAAACTATTCacattttacttttttgttttcctttcaGCTTTCCTTTTGcgttcttcttcatccaaTAAAGACAATCTCATAGCTTCTTCAATCATTCTCTGCTCCACAATGGAAAAACCATCATTTGCGCCTGAGCCAGATGTACTGGACCTGGCTCTTCCATTACTGCTGCTActagcaccaccaccaccaccattctGTCCGTTGGATCCATCGATTATAAGATTACTTGCATGGATTGCAGTCGCAGTAGCTGCTTTTCTAGCAAGTTTACTACGCGCTGATTGTAAGTTTGCCTCCCAATCTGGTCGAATCATATCTATGGTTATGACTCCCGGTGCATTCGCCGCTACCgaacttcttcttcttttccctctattaccatcaccactacCGCTTACTAGTCCTCCTCCACTGCCCTTTTTTCTTAGCAACTGCGTCTTCATTGTCGCATTCACTGGAGGTGGGGATGTAGGGGAACCAACATGGTTTCTCACGGGGCTGGGGCTAAAcgaatcatcatcaacaaccgCTGACTCTGATTTATTTCCACTTCCACTTCCATTTCCActtccatttccatcttcatcttcatcttccaaAATTGAATTCACGGTTTTGTATTCGCCGGGAGGTTGGCCGTTGATACCCGTATGAATATCAAGTGGAGGCTCATATGTTACACCGAAATCAGGCATTGCACAGTACGGACAGCTTGCAGGCTCGGATATTAATGAATGAGGTTGCTCACCCGCTTGCTGATTTGAGGGATCATCGTGTGGTGGGTGTGGGTCCAATCTTTTAATTTGGACAAAACATTCGGTACAAATTGGCTGTAAGCAACACCTCGAAACATTTAAATGGCGTGGATAgtacaagaaacaaattgggCATTCTGTTGCATTCCGATATAATTTTAGGTATAGGTCATTGCTTGGACACTGTAGTTTGCCATTGTGATTGTAATTGTAATtgtaattattattactactaccaccattattattggtattggtattgttgGACATCTTCTTGTGCATCAAATACTTgttctcctcttctttttgcaactccttcattttcaaaatcaacagtTTTAATTtggctttttcttcttgccTTTTGTAGTAATTTGAACTTTTGTGAATCTTGTGGTTGTCCAAATCATCCTCCTCGTATTCATCGTCTAGTAAACCTGTTGGCTCCTCCAAGGCGTGCAAGGTCAATTGCGACAAGAGGATGCAAAGCTCTTCATCAGTCCAGCTTTCATCAAAGTCCTGCAATGGTGTAAAGAATGGCGAAAGCTCTCTGTTGACGATTAAAGAACGAACAATATCTACGTCGTAATCAAGATTCGACTTGTAGGTGCCAAAGGGGGCCAAGTAGCCACCATCAACATTTTCTTCGTGTCTGACTATTAGATTCAGGTAGTGATGATAAAGTTTCTGGTCCTTCTCctcttgtcttttttgctttctcaAGTCAGAAGACGCGGATCTCTGATGGCGACCATGACCATGATGGTTTTGGCCTCCAGTGACTACTCCGTATAAAGCCGAGCTGGTGTTTCTGCGGTGTCTTGACCCGCGATTAGTACCCGTACCCGTACCCGTACCAGCACTACCACCGTTACCACCGGCGGAGTAAGTGGACGAGGATGTATTATACGTGTTAGACCCATTCACCGATTGGAAAGACGCCGATGAGTTTGATCTGCTCCTTGATTCCTTAGCTGGTACGTTTCCCATGTTTGATAGTCTGATTCTAATGTTATTTCTAGATTATGTTAATAATGAAACAAACTGTTGATGAATATGTTCAGCAAAAAATGCGCATGTAATGATTGAATTTTGGTAACCAAGTGTAAAaatcaccaaaaaaatttaaaattaaaatttaaaagaaaaaaaataagaaggaaaagcaaAGTCTGATATGtatgttgtttttcttttcagtCTCCTTGTTTGATGTAGATGTGGATGTTTCAGTGTGAATGAGAATGTGAATGTGGGTGTAAGTTATATCTATTGGCTCTACCCAAGAGTATGTTCTCGATTTTGTAGATTGTAAATTTATACCAACTCTCTAAGctgatttttttattttttattttttatgttttatttcttttctatttaatttttatatttggttgtaaaaaaaggaaaaaaaaataaagacaagaagaactaaaaaaaaaaagtaaaacaaaagtttgggggaaggggggggggagacTGGAGACTGTGAGAGTGTGAGAAACTTTAACTTGCTTTCCGCACTGACACAGATGAGTGCACAACTTGATACATGCtttatatatgtttatgtACAATTCACACATTGTATCATTaaattctctctctctttttttccttccgAGGATGCCACTGCCTACTtacattctttctttcttttattggGTTGTTTAACTTCATTTCGGAGATAAGCAACTACTACACACAAATCCACTCTACTCCAATACATCCAGAAGCTACGACTCTTAGATGAGCTATCCAATTAAATCAGACGTTATAGACCTAGTTATCTTGTTTAGCTTGTTGAAATGTCCgcctctttttcctttgctcCATCGCCCCCCcctcttttatttattgtttCCTATCGATTGAGAATTAGGGGTAATTCAACTGATGATTCTTTTGTGTGACCGAGATTGCGTGCCCGCATACCATATTCTTCCTCCTAAGCCTGGTTCTATCCTCccattttctctctctctctctctctctctctctcttcgaTATCGCTATATTTATGTATAATATGGGGAGACAAAGCTTACATGTAATGTATATCTGTGCTATGATCTCGTGACTTGCCATTTTCTActccctcttcttcttcttactcttcttcttcttactCTGGAACTGGTTGACGAAAACTTTATTGTCACAATCCATAGTCCAAAGAACCATTATATAGGCATCACTACAATAGACTCTGAGCTTCTGCTTCATTCAACTATTCATCTTCTCTTTGGTACATAGTAGGTACAAGACCCTTTCCcccccctctctctctcttctttttgtcgTTATTACTATCagtattattactattattactattattactattattattattattgtctTATTATTTGTATAGCAAAATGTCTAAGTATCAATCTTTGAATTctatttgtcttttttttttttttaatttagcTTCTATTACGGGTTAACCCCACTCCCAAACCTACTCCAATCATCGCCAAAACAATTAATATCCATGCTAGTCCAATAACAAAACTCAACATCTTTTGCGTAAAACTAAACTTTTTCACAACAACGGTGTTTGAAGATGCCCCACCCTTTTCCGAATTATAATATCTCATTCCTCCATAATACGACTGCAACCCATTATTTCCATCAAATACACCAAGACtaattaaaaagaatacCGGTGGCACAACAAGCGCAACACACATGAGCGCACCAAATTGTAACCAGGGATAGATATGCAAGGTTTGATTCGTAGAGTCCTGCGATTGTTGACGTGGCAAATAAGGCAATGTAGACTTGTCTATCACCAATGAGTTCAATTGCTTCTCCAAATCAACCATATTCATTGATGAATGCCTATTctccaaaaacaaattacgCTTGGGTTGTGATAGTACCATAGATGAACCACGAGAGCCCGAGTCATGCTCCGATGTGGTATTACCCAATTCAAACCCTTCATCAGCTAAATTGCGAGCCATCCGAAGAATCGAATGTGTTGATGTAGTAGAGTTGGAATGTCTCAACGCAGCACGCGAAGAAACTCCCTGAGTGTGTGGCGACCCACCATGAGCTTGCGCCACTTGTGGACTCGAGGGCTCAATATACCCAGCAGCAGGATCAAGTCGAAAAGTGTGGGATGCTAAACTACCACCCGTGATATTATGTGGCTTGTCTGACTTTGAGCCTAATCCTGATTCCAAAGCTGCACCTGCTCCAGTTGCAATGTTCAAAGTCGTGTATGGATCACTATATCTTTCGTAAACAGACCAACGGCTCTTGGATTCGTCAAATCCTTTATCTTGAACTTTAAATGTCATCACTGGCAACGTATTCGCCTGATCCATTCCCGCAGTCatgtcatcttcatcaccTTTACTATAATGCTGATTCTTATTTTCCTCTTCGGCATCCTTGCTTTCAGGGGATGCGCTACTAGATAAAGCCTTTTGTGAATGCGGAGCATggtcttcatcttcttcttcaacttgcTGGATAGCATGCTGAACTGCACCACCACTCACAGGGATTAAGACCACTCCTGGCGAAAGACCAAGGTtagtttgattttgttgc
It includes:
- the SIP5 gene encoding SNF1-interacting protein (BUSCO:EOG09263RF8) — encoded protein: MGNVPAKESRSRSNSSASFQSVNGSNTYNTSSSTYSAGGNGGSAGTGTGTGTNRGSRHRRNTSSALYGVVTGGQNHHGHGRHQRSASSDLRKQKRQEEKDQKLYHHYSNLIVRHEENVDGGYLAPFGTYKSNLDYDVDIVRSLIVNRELSPFFTPLQDFDESWTDEELCILLSQLTLHALEEPTGLLDDEYEEDDLDNHKIHKSSNYYKRQEEKAKLKSLILKMKELQKEEENKYLMHKKMSNNTNTNNNGGSSNNNYNYNYNHNGKLQCPSNDLYLKLYRNATECPICFLYYPRHLNVSRCCLQPICTECFVQIKRLDPHPPHDDPSNQQAGEQPHSLISEPASCPYCAMPDFGVTYEPPLDIHTGINGQPPGEYKTVNSILEDEDEDGNGSGNGSGSGNKSESAVVDDDSFSPSPVRNHVGSPTSPPPVNATMKTQLLRKKGSGGGLVSGSGDGNRGKRRRSSVAANAPGVITIDMIRPDWEANLQSARSKLARKAATATAIHASNLIIDGSNGQNGGGGGASSSSNGRARSSTSGSGANDGFSIVEQRMIEEAMRLSLLDEEERKRKAERKTKK